In one Candidatus Eremiobacterota bacterium genomic region, the following are encoded:
- a CDS encoding DUF11 domain-containing protein: MPPGKLARVLRTTGLIASLLASAAAAGEAAPGGTKITNTATVTYADDQGRTFTAQSNAVSVSLASVAAITVTPKETAVDASTEGYTAGTPLTRTFTITNGGNVADAYTIAAAASGAGTLVSLAFVTSAGNVPITLNSTVSPALQPGESIKVQLVITTTGIAAGTTFPITLTARSTNASAANGLVSDSGRQWAIAQPGASIAGPLGPTSIVTKLVNQVRTHPAQPGETVTYSISFKNYGGSPATNVVLTDTVPVGITALPSTAALNGTNVASSASLNGQVLTVKIGTLAVGATDTLTFEATVQNGSPTGASFVNVAQVQADGIAPVATSPASVLIGLANVVYDGFAGGSAPVSGAVLTLRDFATKSIVALPKTGTAGSSSSRAPLEALIGVPPDGLPPNRSNANPFVTGSDGAYSFVFSPSQLGTQSAPAVYELDISASGYRDRRIQVTISPDASGLLYNAVLRELDDQMLAAPGGFTLVANSVSLPEVFGLLGNLPMFAAHPLAVSKTVDRDVASGGDRLLYTIQAGASGSSLGATKVIDTLPAGVVYAPGTARVDNVPLEPVRIGRTLTWAFPNLSNGHTITYACVVMPYAAEGATLVNVVDVDALTAGGAHVTGFASADTRVVAGPLGNRIVITGRVFVDVHGTGRFSEGDRGVGAVRIYLEDGESVTTDKYGRFTFPSVHPGQHVLRVDESTLPPGVRPFGERRYDSPKSMQRLVHGLFDSGLMQDVNFALEGAP, encoded by the coding sequence ATGCCGCCGGGCAAGCTCGCGCGCGTCCTGCGCACGACCGGTCTCATCGCGTCGCTGCTCGCATCTGCGGCGGCGGCCGGTGAGGCCGCTCCCGGCGGCACCAAGATCACCAACACCGCGACGGTGACCTACGCGGACGACCAAGGGCGAACGTTCACGGCGCAATCGAACGCCGTCTCCGTCTCGCTCGCGTCGGTCGCGGCGATCACCGTCACGCCGAAGGAGACGGCGGTCGACGCTTCGACGGAGGGCTACACCGCCGGGACGCCGCTGACCAGAACCTTCACGATCACCAACGGCGGGAACGTCGCCGACGCGTACACGATCGCGGCGGCGGCGAGCGGGGCCGGAACGCTCGTCTCGCTCGCGTTCGTGACGAGTGCCGGCAACGTTCCGATCACCCTCAACTCGACGGTGTCACCGGCGCTGCAGCCCGGCGAGTCGATCAAGGTGCAGCTCGTCATCACCACCACCGGCATCGCGGCCGGCACGACCTTTCCCATCACGCTGACGGCGCGCTCGACCAACGCGTCGGCCGCCAACGGGCTCGTGAGCGACAGCGGACGGCAATGGGCGATCGCCCAGCCCGGCGCCTCGATCGCGGGACCGCTCGGACCAACCTCGATCGTCACGAAGCTGGTGAACCAAGTGCGAACCCATCCGGCGCAGCCCGGCGAGACCGTCACCTACTCGATCTCGTTCAAGAACTACGGCGGATCCCCGGCGACGAACGTCGTGCTGACCGACACCGTTCCGGTCGGCATCACGGCGCTTCCGAGCACCGCCGCACTGAACGGGACGAACGTCGCGTCGTCGGCGTCGCTGAACGGCCAGGTGCTGACGGTGAAGATCGGCACGCTCGCCGTCGGGGCGACCGACACGCTCACGTTCGAAGCGACGGTGCAGAACGGCTCTCCGACCGGCGCCTCGTTCGTCAACGTCGCGCAGGTGCAAGCCGACGGGATCGCGCCGGTCGCGACCTCGCCGGCGAGCGTGCTGATCGGCCTCGCCAACGTCGTGTACGACGGGTTCGCCGGCGGCAGCGCGCCGGTGAGCGGCGCGGTGCTGACGCTGCGCGACTTCGCGACGAAGAGCATCGTGGCGCTGCCGAAGACCGGCACAGCGGGCTCGTCGTCGAGCCGCGCGCCGCTCGAGGCCCTGATCGGTGTCCCGCCCGACGGTCTCCCGCCGAACCGCAGCAACGCGAACCCGTTCGTCACCGGCTCCGACGGCGCGTACAGCTTCGTCTTTTCGCCCAGCCAGCTCGGGACGCAGTCGGCGCCCGCCGTCTACGAGCTCGACATCTCCGCGTCCGGCTACCGCGACCGCCGCATTCAAGTCACCATCAGCCCGGACGCGAGCGGTTTGCTCTACAACGCCGTGCTGCGCGAGCTCGACGATCAGATGCTCGCCGCGCCCGGCGGCTTCACCCTCGTCGCCAACAGCGTCTCCCTTCCCGAGGTGTTCGGTTTGCTCGGAAACTTGCCGATGTTCGCCGCGCATCCGCTCGCGGTGAGCAAGACCGTCGACCGCGACGTCGCCTCCGGCGGCGATCGCCTGCTCTACACGATCCAAGCCGGCGCATCGGGCTCCTCGCTCGGCGCAACGAAGGTGATCGACACCCTGCCCGCCGGCGTCGTCTACGCGCCGGGGACCGCGCGCGTCGACAACGTTCCGCTCGAGCCGGTGCGCATCGGGCGCACGCTGACGTGGGCGTTCCCGAATCTCTCCAACGGCCACACGATCACGTACGCGTGCGTGGTGATGCCGTACGCCGCCGAAGGCGCGACGCTGGTCAACGTCGTCGACGTCGACGCGCTCACCGCGGGGGGCGCGCACGTGACCGGCTTCGCGAGCGCCGACACCCGCGTCGTCGCCGGCCCGCTCGGCAACCGCATCGTGATCACCGGGCGCGTCTTCGTCGACGTGCACGGCACCGGCCGCTTCAGCGAAGGCGACCGCGGCGTCGGCGCGGTGCGCATCTACCTCGAAGACGGCGAGTCGGTGACGACCGACAAGTACGGCCGCTTCACGTTCCCCTCGGTGCACCCGGGCCAGCACGTGCTGCGCGTCGACGAGTCGACGCTGCCGCCCGGCGTGCGGCCGTTCGGCGAGCGCCGGTACGACAGCCCGAAGAGCATGCAGCGGCTCGTGCACGGGCTCTTCGACTCCGGCTTGATGCAGGACGTCAACTTCGCGCTGGAGGGCGCGCCGTAA
- a CDS encoding isopeptide-forming domain-containing fimbrial protein — protein MIARRLGAVLASCALLATLVVTVRAPASAAALCGTPARDGSPTITGVVNTYFTGSANASAGGTSITVGAHAAGDANVAIATGDMLLVIQMQGATFNSTNTSSYGDGSGSGSGATSTTAGTYEYVVANGNLATTGGTVAVRGTNGGGLLHAYTTGSGAHFQVIRVPQYAAPTIGAALTALAWNGTAGGVLAIDTQNLLSGNGATVSVDGRGFRGGGARQLGGDATAGNGDWASSNAKNAHGQKGEGTAGTPTYVYSSVSATESGSGTADGYPGGDMGRGAPGNAGGGGSDADAVNNDQNTGGGGGGNGGAGGGGGKSWSSDVADGGKGGTFAPSQTQLVMGGGGGAGARNNSSGTMSSGGSGGGIVMMRVAGVVGGLTVTANGMMGVDPDNDGGGGGGAGGSVIMTSPANFSGITVSANGANGTDADVLNGGGAAHGPGGGGGGGVEVDSGGISTHTVNGGVAGVTDGSPDPDAHYGAAAGATGALLGLNYVNVPGASSGAECGSSTGTVFIGPVGAPTATGSYDGNVATTNNNDFVEKSFTPPGFNAINSSAIVGSPNGNTYTAAVSGIAVRHQVHNSAGSTGNFLFYAQAPSSPGSWTVAVYNDSGGALGTQIAGTASGNSYTTSSTVSIAAGGDYFVWTVYAAPTGLQAFNRFDAVLAVIDSGNLSNNNEVHDELYSGFIVQTKSYVVTAHNCGSPPPAGGWCPGATLKYTVDVRNIGVAANGTTPASATLTASTLVLTDDGTNTNSWAKDGGYLNTPGATSTGTAPTTVTYYYNATNSTTFPANYNTTNKVFKLVATWTTLTAGQTSQLNFSAIQF, from the coding sequence TTGATCGCACGCCGGCTCGGCGCGGTGCTCGCATCCTGCGCGCTGCTGGCGACGCTGGTCGTCACGGTTCGCGCGCCGGCGAGCGCGGCGGCGCTGTGCGGAACGCCGGCGCGCGACGGCAGCCCGACGATCACCGGCGTCGTCAACACGTACTTCACCGGCAGCGCGAACGCGAGCGCCGGCGGGACGAGCATCACCGTCGGCGCGCACGCGGCCGGCGATGCCAACGTCGCGATCGCGACGGGCGACATGCTGCTCGTCATCCAGATGCAAGGCGCGACGTTCAACTCGACCAACACCTCGTCGTACGGCGACGGCAGCGGCAGCGGCAGCGGCGCGACGTCGACCACGGCCGGCACGTACGAGTACGTCGTCGCCAACGGCAACCTCGCGACGACCGGCGGAACCGTCGCGGTCCGAGGGACGAACGGCGGCGGCCTGCTGCACGCGTACACGACCGGGAGCGGCGCGCACTTCCAAGTCATCCGCGTTCCGCAGTACGCCGCGCCGACGATCGGCGCCGCGCTGACCGCGCTGGCGTGGAACGGCACCGCGGGCGGCGTGCTGGCGATCGACACACAGAACCTGCTGTCCGGCAACGGCGCGACGGTGAGCGTCGACGGCCGCGGTTTTCGCGGCGGCGGCGCGCGCCAGCTCGGCGGCGACGCGACCGCCGGGAACGGCGACTGGGCGAGCTCGAACGCGAAGAACGCGCACGGCCAGAAGGGTGAAGGCACCGCTGGAACGCCGACCTACGTGTACAGCTCGGTGAGCGCGACCGAGTCGGGCTCCGGAACCGCCGACGGCTATCCCGGCGGCGACATGGGTCGCGGCGCGCCCGGAAACGCCGGCGGCGGCGGTTCGGACGCGGACGCCGTGAACAACGACCAGAACACCGGCGGCGGCGGCGGCGGAAACGGCGGAGCCGGCGGCGGCGGCGGCAAGTCCTGGAGCTCGGACGTCGCCGACGGCGGCAAGGGCGGGACGTTCGCGCCTTCGCAAACGCAGCTGGTGATGGGCGGCGGCGGCGGCGCCGGCGCGCGCAACAACAGCAGCGGGACGATGTCGTCCGGCGGCAGCGGCGGCGGGATCGTGATGATGCGCGTCGCCGGCGTCGTCGGCGGCCTGACGGTCACGGCGAACGGGATGATGGGCGTCGACCCGGACAACGACGGCGGCGGCGGCGGCGGCGCGGGTGGTTCCGTGATCATGACCTCGCCGGCGAACTTCAGCGGCATCACCGTGTCGGCGAACGGCGCGAACGGAACGGACGCAGACGTGCTGAACGGCGGCGGCGCGGCGCACGGGCCGGGCGGCGGCGGCGGCGGCGGCGTCGAGGTCGACAGCGGCGGAATCTCGACGCACACCGTGAACGGCGGAGTGGCCGGCGTGACCGACGGCAGCCCGGACCCGGATGCGCACTACGGTGCGGCGGCGGGCGCGACGGGCGCGCTGCTCGGGTTGAACTACGTCAACGTTCCCGGCGCCTCGTCGGGCGCCGAGTGCGGATCGTCGACCGGGACGGTCTTCATCGGACCGGTCGGCGCACCGACGGCGACCGGCAGCTACGACGGCAACGTCGCGACGACGAACAACAACGACTTCGTCGAAAAGTCGTTCACGCCGCCGGGCTTCAACGCGATCAACAGCTCCGCGATCGTCGGCTCGCCGAACGGCAACACCTACACCGCCGCCGTGAGCGGGATCGCCGTGCGGCACCAGGTCCACAACTCGGCCGGTTCCACCGGCAACTTTCTCTTCTACGCGCAAGCGCCCAGCTCGCCGGGAAGCTGGACCGTCGCCGTCTACAACGACAGCGGCGGTGCGCTCGGCACGCAGATCGCCGGAACCGCCAGCGGCAACTCGTACACGACCAGCTCGACGGTCTCGATCGCAGCCGGCGGCGACTACTTCGTCTGGACGGTCTATGCGGCGCCGACGGGGCTGCAGGCGTTCAACCGCTTCGACGCGGTGCTTGCGGTGATCGACAGCGGAAACCTGAGCAACAACAACGAGGTGCACGACGAGCTCTACAGCGGCTTCATCGTGCAGACGAAGTCGTACGTCGTGACCGCGCACAACTGCGGCTCGCCGCCGCCGGCCGGCGGCTGGTGCCCCGGCGCGACGCTGAAGTACACCGTCGACGTGCGAAACATCGGCGTCGCGGCGAACGGCACGACGCCCGCTTCGGCGACGCTGACCGCTTCGACGCTCGTCCTCACCGACGACGGCACGAACACGAACTCCTGGGCGAAGGACGGCGGCTACCTGAACACGCCCGGCGCGACGTCGACCGGCACCGCGCCGACGACCGTCACGTACTACTACAACGCGACGAACAGCACGACGTTCCCGGCGAACTACAACACGACGAACAAAGTCTTCAAGCTCGTCGCGACGTGGACGACGCTGACCGCCGGCCAGACCTCACAGCTGAATTTCAGCGCGATCCAGTTCTGA
- a CDS encoding amino acid adenylation domain-containing protein codes for MFRAPSFEERMERWLRPDDLPGVVEEPAGASAPLSFSQEESWYQAALQRDDPTYQEYDAVLIRGPVDAGAMERAVAALAKRHDAFRIVYPLERGGPVMRYLAAPALPFSYADARADAAADPRGYAEDYVRRAVRESFDLQAAPPAHAHLVRLGDELHLFVMVIFHIIKDGTTEGVLARDLSEFYRWFVTGELPQLPALPTTLGEHARWQRRLERAGAFDENVAYWAERLRGVAPADVPGDFPRPAILSDAGTRTYRFYAPEKVARLRALAHAENGSLFMALMSAFALLIHRYGRAGDVPIAFPVRNRSDRLRPMVGCFINTLIARQRCDDALSFREHLRATRETLLAAYAHQDAPFSRVVQRLAPPRRPDQTTLAAALLLLRNPRVERMELPGCVCERLEIDVGIAKFDLTLECDELPEGLRMGLEYRTTLFERITAERMLANFEALLDAAVAQPDAPFGALDALAPGERELVASWSSGPARASDTTLVDGVLHACAAASDAAAVVDGERTMTYAELRDAAYRTAHALTAGCRRPRTVAVYGGRSLERVVGTVGALFAGAAFLPIDAAYPPERVRFMLEDGAAEAVLVARADAAARDWPVPAIALDDLPPGESAEAPAGTPRPEDPAYVIYTSGSTGRPNGVVVPHRAVANYIGAVRAACGLSPGDRVLQLTSPSFDISIEEMFGALCSGATLVISRAAVANTVSTLLDECARLRVSVLDLPTAYFNELAAALESRAAALPGCMRAVIVGGELLTRERAAAFLTAAPGVRLFNGYGPTEAAIAVTFAEVTREQVARDVPLPLGPPVPNVRVSLVGGTLRPVPIGAAGQIAIGGLALADGYRARPELDARRFVRDPANGERLYLTGDLGRFAPDGGLRFLGRSDDQTKVNGYRLEPAEVEALLVAHPGVRDAVVLVDDRRRLVAYAVAAPRFPADELRAHLARHLPAFAIPDRIVCVPRIPLTPNGKRDRAALDALAARPPHKAKAITAHPLSPVEQRLLTIWQDALGRDDIGIDDDFFAVGGHSLLSARMFTRIEAEFGVRLPLQTLFARPTIAAIASALATGIVEVRSLITVHEAQRAGRPIFFVHGDFNGGGLYTRRLAKSLRADRPFFALAPHGSIGDPIPPSIEAIADDYVRLIREVQPAGPYTVGGYCLGATVAIEIARRLRAAGERVDPVLAVQPPTDVYIYAPLTAAAAALARRIGARDAASGVVHLAKGPWRGFERSWRWASKLIDPRRRRLAYTALTRRWNLYVVQRRFEPEPRYWGSEIGDALVRIVNRFVPARYPGPIDVLWPFESGAGPLAGLALRRAAASARIAYTPGSHISALKTYTDELAAVMSDFLNSELDRAEIQL; via the coding sequence GTGTTTCGCGCACCGTCGTTCGAGGAGCGGATGGAGCGCTGGCTGCGGCCCGACGACCTGCCGGGGGTCGTCGAGGAGCCGGCCGGCGCGAGCGCGCCGCTTTCGTTCTCGCAGGAAGAGTCGTGGTATCAGGCCGCGCTGCAGCGAGACGATCCGACCTATCAAGAGTACGACGCGGTCCTGATCCGCGGGCCGGTCGATGCCGGCGCGATGGAGCGCGCGGTCGCGGCGCTCGCGAAGCGGCACGACGCCTTCCGCATCGTCTATCCACTCGAGCGCGGCGGCCCGGTGATGCGCTACCTGGCGGCGCCGGCGCTCCCGTTCAGCTACGCCGACGCGCGCGCCGACGCAGCCGCCGACCCGCGCGGCTACGCCGAAGACTACGTGCGCCGCGCGGTGCGCGAGAGCTTCGACCTGCAGGCGGCGCCGCCGGCGCACGCGCACCTCGTCCGGCTCGGCGACGAACTGCACCTGTTCGTCATGGTGATCTTCCACATCATCAAGGACGGGACGACCGAGGGGGTCCTGGCGCGCGACCTCTCCGAGTTCTACCGCTGGTTCGTCACGGGCGAGCTGCCGCAGCTTCCGGCGCTCCCGACGACGCTCGGCGAGCACGCGCGCTGGCAGCGCCGTCTGGAGCGCGCGGGCGCGTTCGACGAGAACGTCGCGTACTGGGCGGAGCGCCTGCGCGGCGTCGCGCCGGCCGACGTCCCCGGCGATTTCCCGCGCCCGGCGATCCTCTCCGACGCCGGCACGCGCACCTACCGCTTCTACGCGCCGGAGAAGGTCGCGCGGCTGCGCGCCCTCGCGCACGCGGAAAACGGATCGCTCTTCATGGCGCTCATGAGCGCGTTTGCGCTGCTGATCCACCGCTACGGCCGCGCCGGCGACGTCCCGATCGCCTTCCCCGTCCGCAACCGTTCGGACCGGCTCCGCCCGATGGTCGGGTGCTTCATCAACACGCTCATCGCGCGCCAGCGGTGCGATGACGCGCTGTCATTTCGCGAGCACCTGCGCGCGACGCGCGAGACGCTGCTCGCGGCGTACGCGCATCAGGACGCGCCGTTCTCGCGCGTCGTGCAGCGCCTGGCCCCGCCGCGCCGGCCCGATCAGACGACGCTCGCCGCCGCGCTGCTGCTGCTGCGCAACCCGCGCGTCGAGCGGATGGAGCTGCCGGGCTGCGTCTGCGAGCGCCTCGAGATCGACGTCGGGATCGCGAAGTTCGATCTGACGCTCGAGTGCGACGAGCTGCCGGAGGGCTTGCGGATGGGGCTCGAGTACCGCACGACGCTGTTCGAGCGGATCACCGCGGAGCGGATGCTGGCGAACTTCGAGGCGCTGCTCGATGCGGCGGTCGCGCAGCCCGACGCGCCGTTCGGCGCGCTCGACGCGCTGGCGCCCGGCGAACGCGAGCTCGTCGCGAGCTGGAGCAGCGGCCCGGCGCGCGCGTCCGACACGACGCTCGTCGACGGCGTGCTTCATGCGTGCGCGGCGGCGAGCGACGCAGCGGCGGTCGTCGACGGCGAGCGCACGATGACGTACGCCGAGCTGCGCGACGCGGCGTACCGCACCGCGCACGCGCTGACTGCCGGCTGCCGGCGGCCGCGGACGGTCGCGGTCTACGGCGGCCGTTCGCTGGAGCGGGTCGTCGGCACCGTCGGCGCGCTCTTCGCGGGCGCCGCGTTCTTGCCGATCGACGCGGCCTATCCGCCGGAGCGCGTGCGGTTCATGCTCGAGGACGGCGCTGCCGAGGCGGTCCTCGTCGCGCGCGCCGACGCGGCGGCGCGCGACTGGCCGGTGCCGGCGATCGCGCTCGACGACCTCCCGCCGGGGGAATCCGCGGAAGCACCGGCCGGCACGCCGCGCCCGGAGGACCCGGCGTACGTGATCTACACCTCCGGCTCGACCGGCCGGCCGAACGGCGTCGTGGTTCCGCACCGCGCCGTCGCGAACTACATCGGCGCGGTCCGCGCCGCGTGCGGGCTGAGCCCCGGCGATCGCGTCCTGCAATTGACCTCGCCGAGCTTCGACATCAGCATCGAGGAGATGTTCGGCGCGCTGTGCTCGGGCGCGACGCTGGTGATCTCCCGCGCCGCCGTCGCCAACACGGTTTCGACCCTGCTCGACGAGTGCGCGCGTCTGCGCGTCTCCGTCCTCGACCTGCCGACGGCGTACTTCAACGAGCTCGCGGCCGCGCTGGAGAGCCGCGCCGCGGCGCTCCCCGGCTGCATGCGCGCGGTGATCGTCGGCGGCGAGCTGCTGACCCGCGAACGCGCCGCGGCGTTCCTGACCGCCGCGCCCGGTGTGCGGCTGTTCAACGGGTACGGTCCGACCGAGGCGGCGATCGCCGTGACGTTCGCCGAGGTGACGCGCGAGCAGGTGGCGCGCGACGTACCGCTGCCCCTCGGACCGCCGGTCCCCAACGTGCGCGTCTCGCTGGTCGGTGGGACGCTGCGCCCGGTGCCGATCGGGGCGGCAGGCCAGATCGCGATCGGCGGCCTCGCGCTCGCCGACGGCTACCGCGCACGACCCGAGCTCGACGCCCGGCGGTTCGTGCGCGATCCCGCGAACGGCGAGCGCCTCTACCTCACCGGCGACCTGGGCCGCTTCGCGCCCGACGGCGGGCTGCGGTTCTTGGGCCGTTCCGACGACCAGACGAAGGTCAACGGCTACCGCCTCGAGCCGGCGGAAGTAGAAGCGCTGCTCGTCGCGCACCCCGGCGTCCGAGACGCCGTGGTGCTGGTGGACGACCGTCGGCGGCTGGTCGCCTATGCGGTCGCCGCACCACGCTTCCCGGCCGACGAGCTGCGCGCGCACCTCGCGCGGCATCTCCCCGCCTTCGCGATCCCGGACCGCATCGTGTGCGTTCCGCGGATCCCGCTGACGCCGAACGGCAAACGCGATCGCGCGGCACTGGACGCGCTCGCCGCGCGACCGCCGCACAAGGCCAAGGCGATCACCGCTCATCCGCTCTCGCCGGTCGAGCAACGTTTGCTGACCATCTGGCAAGATGCGCTCGGGCGCGACGACATCGGCATCGACGACGACTTCTTCGCCGTCGGCGGACACTCGCTGCTGTCGGCGCGGATGTTCACCCGCATCGAAGCGGAGTTCGGCGTGCGGCTGCCGCTGCAAACGCTCTTCGCGCGACCGACGATCGCCGCGATCGCGAGCGCGCTGGCGACCGGAATCGTCGAGGTGCGCTCCTTGATCACGGTCCACGAAGCGCAACGCGCCGGACGGCCCATCTTCTTCGTCCACGGCGACTTCAACGGCGGCGGTCTCTACACGCGCCGGCTCGCGAAGTCGCTCCGTGCCGACCGGCCGTTCTTCGCGCTCGCCCCGCACGGCTCGATCGGCGATCCGATCCCGCCCAGCATCGAGGCGATCGCCGACGACTACGTACGGCTGATCCGTGAGGTGCAGCCGGCGGGACCGTACACCGTCGGCGGCTACTGTCTCGGTGCGACGGTCGCGATCGAGATCGCGCGCCGGCTCAGAGCGGCGGGCGAGCGCGTCGATCCGGTCCTCGCGGTGCAGCCGCCCACCGACGTCTACATCTACGCGCCGCTCACCGCGGCCGCGGCCGCGCTCGCCCGGCGGATCGGCGCCCGCGACGCCGCCTCGGGCGTCGTCCATCTCGCGAAAGGGCCGTGGCGCGGGTTCGAGCGGAGCTGGCGCTGGGCCTCGAAGCTGATCGATCCGCGCCGCCGGCGCCTAGCCTATACGGCGCTCACGCGCCGCTGGAATCTCTACGTGGTGCAGCGCCGCTTCGAGCCCGAGCCGCGGTACTGGGGGAGCGAGATCGGCGACGCGCTGGTTCGCATCGTGAACCGTTTCGTTCCCGCCCGCTATCCGGGGCCGATCGACGTGTTGTGGCCGTTCGAGTCGGGCGCCGGACCGCTCGCCGGGCTCGCGCTCCGGCGCGCCGCCGCGTCCGCGCGGATCGCGTACACGCCGGGCAGCCACATCTCGGCGCTCAAGACCTACACCGACGAGCTCGCCGCCGTGATGAGCGACTTCCTCAACTCAGAACTGGATCGCGCTGAAATTCAGCTGTGA
- a CDS encoding SDR family oxidoreductase gives MSSKRKVALVTGAGSGIGRAVASALGRAGFAVVLAGRRADQLENVARAIRGGNAEALAVPTDVRDPDAVAALFAATKSAFGRLDLLFNNAGINAPPTPIEELAVEAWKAIVDTNLSGMFYCTQAAVRLMKAQDPQGGRIVNNGSLAAYAPRPNTIAYTATKHAVSGLTRSTSLDGRKYNIACGQIDIGNAATEMTAAYASGAPQAAGTVVVEPRLDLDHIAEGVLYMANLPLDANVLFMTVMATKMPFVGRG, from the coding sequence ATGAGCTCGAAGAGGAAGGTCGCGCTGGTTACCGGCGCGGGAAGCGGGATCGGTCGAGCAGTCGCCTCAGCCTTGGGACGCGCGGGATTCGCGGTGGTTCTGGCGGGACGGCGGGCGGATCAGCTCGAGAACGTCGCCCGCGCGATCCGAGGCGGCAACGCAGAAGCGCTGGCCGTCCCGACGGACGTCAGAGACCCCGACGCCGTTGCAGCGCTCTTCGCCGCCACGAAATCGGCGTTCGGCCGGCTCGATCTGCTGTTCAACAACGCCGGGATCAACGCGCCGCCGACGCCGATCGAAGAGCTCGCGGTGGAAGCCTGGAAGGCGATCGTCGATACCAATCTCAGCGGCATGTTCTATTGCACGCAAGCGGCTGTCCGGCTGATGAAGGCGCAAGATCCGCAGGGCGGACGCATCGTCAACAACGGGTCGCTGGCCGCGTATGCGCCGCGCCCGAACACGATCGCGTACACCGCGACGAAACACGCCGTCAGCGGTCTGACGCGCTCGACGTCGCTCGACGGCCGAAAGTACAACATCGCCTGCGGCCAGATCGACATCGGCAATGCGGCGACCGAGATGACGGCAGCGTATGCAAGCGGAGCGCCGCAGGCCGCCGGGACGGTGGTGGTCGAGCCGCGGCTCGACCTCGACCACATCGCGGAGGGAGTGCTCTATATGGCGAACCTGCCGCTCGACGCGAACGTGCTGTTCATGACGGTGATGGCGACGAAGATGCCGTTCGTCGGAAGGGGTTAG
- a CDS encoding fumarylacetoacetate hydrolase family protein has product MRLVAFEENGAARLGVCEGATVVDLATLGADLPADLLAFIAGGKPADDAVAGAVRTAGAAARRSLGDLRLLPPIPHPGKIICLGLNYVDHAAEGGHTKPEYPSFFLRSATSLVAAGEPILRPRCSAKLDYEAELVAIVGKTARHVSKANALEYIAGYSCFNDGSIRDYQHFTAQWTIGKNFDRTGAFGPWFVTADELPPGAVGLAIQSRLNGEVMQSANTRDMIFAVDETVELLTECLTLEPGDVISMGTPGGVGQARKPPVFMKDGDVVEVEIERVGVLRNPVQDER; this is encoded by the coding sequence ATGCGACTCGTAGCGTTCGAGGAGAACGGAGCTGCCCGGCTCGGCGTTTGCGAGGGCGCAACCGTCGTCGACCTCGCGACGCTCGGCGCGGACCTGCCGGCGGATCTTCTCGCGTTCATCGCCGGCGGCAAGCCGGCCGACGACGCTGTGGCAGGAGCAGTGCGAACGGCGGGCGCCGCCGCTCGCCGATCGCTCGGCGATCTGCGACTGCTGCCTCCGATCCCGCACCCGGGGAAGATCATCTGTCTGGGCCTCAACTACGTCGATCATGCCGCCGAAGGCGGGCACACGAAGCCGGAATATCCGAGTTTCTTTCTGCGCAGCGCCACCTCGCTCGTGGCGGCCGGTGAACCGATCCTCCGGCCGCGCTGCTCGGCGAAGCTCGATTACGAAGCGGAGCTGGTCGCCATCGTCGGCAAGACGGCGCGCCATGTCTCGAAGGCAAACGCGCTTGAGTACATCGCCGGATACTCGTGCTTCAACGACGGCAGCATCCGTGACTACCAGCATTTCACCGCGCAGTGGACGATCGGCAAGAACTTCGATCGCACCGGTGCGTTCGGTCCGTGGTTCGTCACCGCCGACGAGCTGCCGCCGGGCGCCGTCGGGTTGGCGATCCAGTCCCGCCTGAACGGTGAGGTGATGCAAAGCGCGAACACGCGCGACATGATTTTCGCGGTCGACGAGACCGTCGAGCTCTTGACCGAATGCCTGACGCTGGAACCAGGGGACGTGATCTCGATGGGGACGCCGGGCGGCGTCGGACAAGCCCGCAAGCCGCCCGTCTTCATGAAGGACGGCGACGTCGTCGAAGTCGAGATCGAACGCGTCGGCGTGTTGCGCAACCCGGTCCAGGACGAGCGCTGA